Part of the Hevea brasiliensis isolate MT/VB/25A 57/8 chromosome 16, ASM3005281v1, whole genome shotgun sequence genome is shown below.
AAGACCCCATTTTGTTGGGGGGAAAAAAGGGCTTGCCAGATCCTTTAATCTTTCTTGTCGTATCAACTCTCTAACAGGCCGATAAGCAGCAGTTGTGCACAGGTTCTGTTTAAACGGTGATGTCATGGTCAAGAAAAACGCAAGAATCATTAGAACACCACAaactttgcaaaaaaaaaaaaaataataataatagtaataaaaaaaaaaaacagacctTAAGATCACTTCCTGTAAATCCTTCAGTCATAGTAGCAAGCTCCTTAAAATCCAGTCCTGGTTCCACCTTTTccttggacaaaacagttctaaATATCATTTCCCTGTTCTCAGGTGAAGGAAGTCCCACCATAATTCTGTCAAATGTAGCAGGGATTAGTACAACAGATAATTATGTCAATCACAGTACTAAAATCCAAGAGAGCAAAAATACCTCCTCTCAAAACGCCTAATAATTGCTTCATCAAGGTCAAATGGTCTGTTTGTTGCAGCAAGAACAAGGATGCGTTCACCCTGCTTCGTCATAAGGCCATCCCAATGCGTCAtgaactcattctttatctttcGCATGGCTTCATGCTCCCCAACTCTAGTCCGCTGCCCAAGCATGCTATCTACCTCATCCACAAAAATAATAGTTGGGGAAACTTTGGCTGCCAGTGTAAATAAAGCTCGAACATTTTTCTCATCTTCGCCAAACCATTTTGAAGTGATTGTAGACATGGATACATTAATGAAGCTTGCTCCAGCCTCTTTGGCAATGGCCTTGGCCATCATTGTCTTTCCCGTGCCAGGAGGCCCAAAGAGCAAGATTCCCCTGCAAGGCTTTAGAAGTCCTCCTTTGAATAGATCTGGTCTTCGAAGAGGAAGCATCACCAATTCCTGAAGGGATTCTTTGGTCTCTTCCAATGCACCAATATCAGAAAATGATACATTAATCTCATTTGCGGGTATGACCTCAGGCCTTATGCGCTTCTCAAATTCATTGTCAGGAGGAACTTCCTGATTCAAAGTGATTTTATAACATTCAAAATAATCAGACTGGGATCTTCATAAAGCTATGGTAAAGCAGAAGATGAGGTAATTGTATACTTATAAATTCCTTActgttcattttcttcttttttacaTTCGCTGTATAGATATGACTCCAAATTGTGAGCATTTGGTATGCACATGAGATTGCAAGTACATATGCACAGGTACCGTGAAAACAGTAAACGTACCAGAACTTTTGAAGCTGGTAAAGAATTGTCACCATCTGTCTTTACCCCTGGAGCCAGCTTCTCTGCTTCAGTTTTGCTTTCAGGTTTGACAGCATCAACTTTTGTTTCCGGCTTCACATCAATTGTCTCAACCCCTCCTGATTCCTATAATCATCCACAAAGCATGACTTATATTATTTCTCAGCCACTACTATTTCTATCAAATCCAAGTCTaaatttgatgaagtatttgacACCTTGGACGTTTCAGCTTGTGCTTCCAACTTCAGTATGTCTTTGCCAACAGACTTGCCTTCCTGGAATATACTCAGTCCATGGGACAAACTGTTTCACATACAAACACAGAAATTTCATTAATACAGCATTGAAGAAGAGACACCATTCTAAGATTATAATCTTACCTCCTGGATGATATAATAAGTTTTCCATTTCTGTATTCAGGATCTTTGGTATTCATTAAATGATAAGAAATTGCAGATACCACAATCTCTTCTATGTAGTTACTGAGAACCATTGTATCTGCCATGCAGATCAAGTCAAGATCATCACAATCAAGATCATTGGATGACAATACTTCCATGATATGGTTTTTATTATCCTGAACTTGGATCATCTTCATATCTGCCTCCAGTTGGGATTTCCAGCTGAGAAGACGGGTTTCATCTTCAGGAGGCCTAATCTCAATGTTGTAAGGGAAAACAGCAAGAAGCCTCTCATCCAGTTCTCTGTTGTCATTACCCAGATCCACAATTTGTGAACCAAGGATCAGCACTGATCCAGACAATTTCTTCAGCAGCTTCTGGAACAAATTATATATTCTCTGCGATCTAGATAAGAACTTATCAACATCCCTAAGATACAGCACAATGGGACTGGCTTTAGACACATACACCAAAACCTGCATGTGAATGAAAAATAACTAACCCATCAATATCTTTATAGAGACGGGATAAACTAAGCCCCAAAATCAAGAAACATATGTTCATACACTACACGATTCCATGTTATGGATTGCAAAGCTGAAATCCTTGTATCAAATGTTTAATTACCTTGTAAAGGGACTGTATAAAAAGCTTCTCATCAAAAGACCAACTGCTTGTGCGCTTCAAAGGAGCTTCAGGAAAGGGAACCGAAAAAAAGAGGTGAAAAAAAATAAGCAACAGAAACAACAGGGCAAGATATGATGAAATTATAAACTGGCCTCAATCCCAAACTAGAAGAAATGGTAATAAAACAAGAAACACAGggtgaagaaaagaaagaaaccaGTAGTTTTCAACAAACAACCTGCCATCACACGAGCTCATATTTAACATGAAAACAAGATAAAATGACGGTTCACTAGTATCTCTTCAAATAAGCACAATCATCAGCACTTAATGTAATTGAACATTTAAGTACCTACCTACATCTATATGAaatctctatgatgcatggggatGAGACAGCTCTCTGTTTCCATGTTTACAAAATAATGcaaaaagaattgaaagaaaGCCAACTTCACTGCTTAGATACAAGTTACAACATTCTTTAAAGGTTAATGGAATGGAACGCATATATCTTCCAAAAAGTAAATTTCCAGGAAAGAACCTGTACTTGCAGGACTGCATTGTGTAGCTAGGTTACTTATATTAGCTGTTGAGGCATTTCTTCGTAGCTTAGGAGCATTAGAGGAATCTTCAATCCCCCTGCAGCAACATGAACAAGATATATAATAATTTCTACAAGATCATTCAAGAAGAAATTTATCCTACACTACCTTGAAGAAATATCCACGCCACTGTATTGCCTTCGTAGACCGCCTGCAAAATATCATCTTGGTCAAAAGATGAGTACTGCAAAATTAGTATAGAAAAATAAATCATCTCTATAATTCCATGATCTGACCAAATCATTTTAATAAGTGCACCATAAAAATATTGTTTCATCTCTCACAAAAACAAAAAAGGAATTTACTTATAATGTGGGGAGTAGACCCATATGATTGTGAATCACAtgagagaaaatgcaggattgCAAATCTGGAAACTTAACTCATATATTGTTAATGACACAATGAAGTACTATTAGCATTCCCATCGTGGATTTCCTAGTAAGACTtcttcaattaaataaaaaaaattatatatttttttaccaTACCTTTTGGTGGTTCTTTCTGAGGACGAACTGAAAGTGATCCAAGGAAGCCAGACAGTCGCTCCAGTGTAGACTCTGAAGTAGACCTCTTGAAAgactataatataaataaaatgaagTTGAATTGTTATACATTTCTGATTTAAATCTCTCTCCCCCACTCACAAACACACATACAAAAAAATCACATGGACAGACTAAGCATTATATATTCTGATGGAAGAGCTGAAGGACAAAAATCAATGTACCAAACAAGCACACGGCCGGGATATTTCAGGAAAGCTTACCGATTCTTTCAACGCATTACCATATTTGCTCTGAATCTGCAGAAACAAACCATCATTGATATACGATTACAAAaactagaaaagaaaaaaaagaaaaaagaaaagaaaagagaaaaaaaagataCAAGAGTTTGCAACTGCATTAACTTACCTTTAGAGAAAAGTCAGTAACATCTAGCAGCAGCAATTTAGTTTCAAAGTAATGAGCTAAAGCCTTGGCAAGCATTTGCTGGTAAAGTTCTTCAACAATTTTCAAGAAAAACGTAAGTGAATTAACTATGGACCAAGTAAGAATGCAAAATCCAGATAACCAACCAGCAGGTCCTGAGAGCAATATAGCCTGACTTGCAGGCGCAAGGTTCCTTGTGTACTTGGAAACTTCAGCATGCTTCAAGTGAACATATGCAGCACTTGTAAGTAATGCCCTGGTCTGCTCACTGTTAATACAATCAAGAAGGACATCAGAGAGAGGAAAGTTTGACGCTAGGAGAGTACTGTTCACAATAAACAAGTTTCAGTAGCCGCGAAATTTCTCATCAAGCACAGCACGGGGTGTATAAGGTGTTAGTTTACAAAATGGTTCTCAGGATTCCCGTATTTCACATCGGTATCAGTAGTTCTCCACACAAGCTACAGAGAGTATATGATTGAAAAATCAAAATCAATGTCCAACCATGCATAAAAGTTTGCATTAGAATAACCAAAGGTATATATTTGATGCCAACATCCTCTTTAGAAATGAAagtgaggaaaaaaaaaataagagaagaaaatatcaaaaaatttctTAAACTTATTTTCCTTCCGATTGTTTGGATAGGAGGAAGAtccaaaaataaaaggaaagattCCTTAATTCTATTTTtcttccatttatttttattttctctttatatAGGAGAGATTCAAATCAGGTGGATCCAAGGGAAAATTTGTGTTTATATTATTTCCTCCCCTCTTTTTATTTTCCACCCATTATTTTGCTTCCCTCCATACTTTCCACTCTGCCAAAGAACAAGGGACTCATATCTCTGTAGCCTCAATTTGTTTAAGCTCTGGACCCTGTGTTTATTTACCAGTGTCcacaaaaattaatggccattccaaaaaaaaaagcaaaaaaaaaaaaaaacttatctcGGCCAGCgggaaaattttaatatatatatatatatatatatatatatatatatatatatatatatcaattcaagaaaaaaaaaaagatcataaaagaaaaaaaatgctgaACCATTTGATAATCAGAGCacattcaaatccaagttaaataattaaatttaagggtAGGTGCAATATATGCGTATGCAACAAAAATCCCGACAAACAGTGACCCTTCCCTGCATCTACAAGCATTATATGCATATTACAGTTTAGCAAAATGTATCAAATGATCCAAAATCCAACTGTTAAAACAAACATCATCAAATGAAaagggaaaaaataaaaaaataaggaagaggaTTAAGAATTGTGATTAAGGACCTGAGGTAGTAGGGGAATTGGTCGAAGGTGACACCAGTTTCTCTGCCATCAATCACTTGCCTGAGCATTTCTTGCTCCAAGTTCTCTGCGGTTACAGCGTTGAGAGACGAAGCTTTCGCAGTCAATTTGTTCTGTCCCGACGCTAATCCGAATCCTACCCCTACCCCGACACCAACGCTCAAGGCCGATAACAGTATGTGCTTCTGTTCCATTTGATCCTATCAaacagaaaaatacaagaaaagtttctctttttttttctcgaGAAAATTCAATTTCTATAGAATAGAACGAAATAGATAGTGGATTAACATGCCGAGATAGGATGGAGAAAAAACAGACTAAACTTCCTTTAACTATTTTCTATCGATAAGAAAGTTGATATTTTGTGATTCAGACAACAACCGAAAAATATACCGAGGTATGCGACTTGCCTCAACCGCTTGTCCGTGTCTGTTGTCTCTGTATTTTCTAAAAGTTGTGTTTGAAATTCTTGTTTGAAATTCCTACAAGTGGCCAAATAGAGAAAGAGGCGGATCTGGAGACACGAAAGGGTGGGAGATAAGAGTGGAACGGGGCGGTGGCTAGTGGCGGCTGAGAGAGGTGGTGGAGGTGGGAAAGTTTATATGGTTCCCGCTATATGAGGCTTGTCCCTCGGTTTTTGAGTTTTTAAAGCGGAAACGATTGGTGATTGCTGCTGAGTGTTCAACTCAACTTGGCTACGTGTCACCGTTTTCACGGTTttttttatatatgtataattttcaaaaaaattgaGGAAATTTACTGAGTTACCCTAGAATTCTAAGATAAATTATAACCCAGGAAGAAGAGAGATGAGATTGCATTTATGCATTAATTGGACGCAacattacaagaaaaaaaaaaaaacaaaaaggaagCTTATAGTCTGAGGATGATGAAGGCGAAACTCGGATGAGAATTATCAGTAGCAGCAGAAGAGACGCATGATAGTCTCCTGGCATCAGGACCGTTGGTATTGTCTGATGAGTTCAGCTGCTGATGTTCATTAGCCCACTCAAAAGATTGTAGATTGGTAATGGTGTCAGTGAGCAAGTAAAAAAAGCAGTTTCATTTGCCAAATGCAAGTAATGACAATTGACAAGTGAATGAGTGACGTATGAAGACAAAATTAATGTTGTTCGTCTAATCTCTCAATCAATACGAATATGCATTTCCCATACCCCTAAGATTGGGTTTCCTTTAGATGCA
Proteins encoded:
- the LOC110664122 gene encoding uncharacterized protein LOC110664122 isoform X1, translating into MEQKHILLSALSVGVGVGVGFGLASGQNKLTAKASSLNAVTAENLEQEMLRQVIDGRETGVTFDQFPYYLSEQTRALLTSAAYVHLKHAEVSKYTRNLAPASQAILLSGPAELYQQMLAKALAHYFETKLLLLDVTDFSLKIQSKYGNALKESSFKRSTSESTLERLSGFLGSLSVRPQKEPPKGGLRRQYSGVDISSRGIEDSSNAPKLRRNASTANISNLATQCSPASTAPLKRTSSWSFDEKLFIQSLYKVLVYVSKASPIVLYLRDVDKFLSRSQRIYNLFQKLLKKLSGSVLILGSQIVDLGNDNRELDERLLAVFPYNIEIRPPEDETRLLSWKSQLEADMKMIQVQDNKNHIMEVLSSNDLDCDDLDLICMADTMVLSNYIEEIVVSAISYHLMNTKDPEYRNGKLIISSRSLSHGLSIFQEGKSVGKDILKLEAQAETSKESGGVETIDVKPETKVDAVKPESKTEAEKLAPGVKTDGDNSLPASKVLEVPPDNEFEKRIRPEVIPANEINVSFSDIGALEETKESLQELVMLPLRRPDLFKGGLLKPCRGILLFGPPGTGKTMMAKAIAKEAGASFINVSMSTITSKWFGEDEKNVRALFTLAAKVSPTIIFVDEVDSMLGQRTRVGEHEAMRKIKNEFMTHWDGLMTKQGERILVLAATNRPFDLDEAIIRRFERRIMVGLPSPENREMIFRTVLSKEKVEPGLDFKELATMTEGFTGSDLKNLCTTAAYRPVRELIRQERLKDLEKKQRAAEAQKSGQTADTKEDGKEERVITLRPLKMEDFRQAKNQVAASFSSEGSIMNELKQWNDLYGEGGSRKKQQLSYFL
- the LOC110664122 gene encoding uncharacterized protein LOC110664122 isoform X2, which gives rise to MEQKHILLSALSVGVGVGVGFGLASGQNKLTAKASSLNAVTAENLEQEMLRQVIDGRETGVTFDQFPYYLSEQTRALLTSAAYVHLKHAEVSKYTRNLAPASQAILLSGPAELYQQMLAKALAHYFETKLLLLDVTDFSLKIQSKYGNALKESSFKRSTSESTLERLSGFLGSLSVRPQKEPPKGGLRRQYSGVDISSRGIEDSSNAPKLRRNASTANISNLATQCSPATPLKRTSSWSFDEKLFIQSLYKVLVYVSKASPIVLYLRDVDKFLSRSQRIYNLFQKLLKKLSGSVLILGSQIVDLGNDNRELDERLLAVFPYNIEIRPPEDETRLLSWKSQLEADMKMIQVQDNKNHIMEVLSSNDLDCDDLDLICMADTMVLSNYIEEIVVSAISYHLMNTKDPEYRNGKLIISSRSLSHGLSIFQEGKSVGKDILKLEAQAETSKESGGVETIDVKPETKVDAVKPESKTEAEKLAPGVKTDGDNSLPASKVLEVPPDNEFEKRIRPEVIPANEINVSFSDIGALEETKESLQELVMLPLRRPDLFKGGLLKPCRGILLFGPPGTGKTMMAKAIAKEAGASFINVSMSTITSKWFGEDEKNVRALFTLAAKVSPTIIFVDEVDSMLGQRTRVGEHEAMRKIKNEFMTHWDGLMTKQGERILVLAATNRPFDLDEAIIRRFERRIMVGLPSPENREMIFRTVLSKEKVEPGLDFKELATMTEGFTGSDLKNLCTTAAYRPVRELIRQERLKDLEKKQRAAEAQKSGQTADTKEDGKEERVITLRPLKMEDFRQAKNQVAASFSSEGSIMNELKQWNDLYGEGGSRKKQQLSYFL